The genomic window TAGGAATTCGTAAATCGCCTCTTTTTTATTGCTATCTGTACTTGCTGGAATGGCATAACCCACACCATCTAAAATCGCGGTTTTCTCACCGTCAGCACTAGCTTGTGGCAAGGTCGTCACTCCATAATCGATCTCGTTGGCTTTCAAGCCATTATTCAACCACGGTCCATTGATGATAATCGACAACTGCCCAGCATTCATCAAATTATCCATTTCTGCTCCTGAAATCGATTCTGGCCCTGCTTTATCAACGTGGATCATTTTTTGGATTGCTTTTAATGTTTCTAAGTTTTCTGGTGAAGCAAACTCAGATTTTGTATAATCATCGCTGACAAGTTTTCCACCATTTGCCAACATCCAGTTGTAAAGAGGAGCAGTACCATCTTTGTTGAAAACAAAACCTGAAACATTTTTACTACTATCTGTTAGTTGTGGTGCCATTTCTGTCAATTCTGTCCAAGTCGTTGGTGGTGTCGTTTCATCCATACCTGCTTGTTTGAATAGCTCTTTGTTCCAATACATGTACATCCCTTGTACCTGCATCGGGATGAAGTATTGTTGCTCATCGACCGTCCCTAGATCAATGGCGGTGTCTTGAAAGTCTCCTTTATCCACCCCTTCATATTCCCAGAAATCATCAATAGGTTGCACCGCACCATTTTCAACGTATTGCGCAAAATCAGCGTAATTCAGTGCGACAAAATCTGGCGCTTTTCTTGAAGAAATAGCCGTTGGCAATTTTTCATTCAAGTTCGCCCAAGTCATCACGTCCATCTCGATCTTGATATTTTTGTCATTACTTTCATTAAAATCGTTAACGATTTCTTGCAAGATCTCCCCATCAGAAGCAGTAAACCCATTCCAAAAAGTCAAGGTGACATCTCCTTCTTCGTTACTTTGAGATGAAGCACCGCCACCACAAGCACCTAATATTCCAGTCGCAGCTAACAATAATGAACCAATAATGAATTTTTTTCCTCGCATGTTGAATTTCCTCCTTAATTTTTCGGGGTCAAGCTTGTTCGGATCACATTCCATGATAACGGTTTCAATAAACAGTGAAGCTGATTTTCTTTTCGTTCATACGCCTGAGAGGATACTGGTTTGATTTGCTCATTTCCAGCTTGATTGACCGCTTTGATCACGTACCCACTCATCTCTGAAAAGTCGATAACTTCCGCAATCTCTAAGTCAGGAAGATGTAGATCCAAGTGCATCTCCTCTTCTCCACGATTCACCGCAAAGATCACCAACTCATTTTTTTCCTCATCGATCACCGCAATGCTTTCTAAATATGGGACTGCGACAAATTCACTTGTCGCATACGTATCTACAGTGATTTCAGGTCGTAAAGCCACGCCTTGCCCTAATGTAGCAACTTGCATAAATGGATAATAGATCGTTTGTCGCCAAGCTTCACCATCTTCTTCTGTCATGATGGGTGCAATCACGTTGACAAGCTGTGCCAGGCAAGCAATTTTCACCCGATCGGCATGCTTCAATAAGGTGATCAACAAGCAGCCTAACACCAAGGCATCTTCAAAATTATAGTGGTCTTCTAACAATGGCGGAGCAACTTGCCATGGCTTGACTGTTAAATCATGTTCCGCAGAATGGTACCAAATATTCCATTCATCAAAGGATAGATTGATTTGTTTCTTGCTGTGTTTTTTCGCTTTTATCGCATCGCACATTGCGACAACGCCTGAAATAAATTGATCCATATCCAGTGAACGAGCTAAGTAGTTTCCAAGATCATCTGTAGGGTTGCCATAATATTGATGAAATGACAGATAATCGATTTGGTCATAGGCTTGATCAAGGACTGTTAATTCCCACTCGCCAAATGTTGGCATTTGACTATTGGAACTGCCACATAAAACCACTTCGATCGACTCATCAACAAGTTTCATGGCTTTCGCCGTTTCTTCTGCCAACCTTCCATACTCTTTTGCTGTCTTATGACCGATTTGCCAAGGCCCATCCATTTCATTTCCTAAACACCAAGTCTTGATCGCAAACGGTTCGATTTGCCCATTCGTTTTTCTTTTCTCACTCCAATAAGTACCACCGGGATAATTGCAATATTCGACTAGATTTCTTGCCGCATCTAAACCACGAGTCCCAAGATTGACCGCCATATTGATCTCTGCACCCACTTCTTGACACCATGCAGCAAATTCATGTACACCGACTTGGTTCGTTTCTAAGGAACGCCATGCAAGGTCTAATCTTTTCGGTCGCCCCTCTACAGGTCCCACACTGTCTTCCCAATTGAAGCCAGAAACAAAATTCCCACCCGGGTAACGAATCAGTGGTACAGATAATTCTTTGACTAGCTCCATGACATCTTGGCGAAATCCTTGGTCATTTGCAGTAGGATGATCCGGTTGATAGATCCCCCCATATACTGCACGTCCCATATGTTCAATAAACGAGCCATACAAACGACGATCGATTTCCCCTATCTTTTGCCCACGACTAACTGACATTACAGCATCCATATATTCCCCTCCTTTAATTCATAAGTGAATCATATCTTTCTTTGAAAGCGTTGTCAATAATAATATTGTTAAATATAAAATTATTATTGTATAATAATTAATGTATTTGTTAATTATAAATATCTATATTATATTTAACTGCTATAAATTAATATTTATGTTAATATAAAACTAAATAAAAAACCTAAGTATGAGGTGTAAACCATGCAACTACAAATCAACGAAGAATCGTTACCTGTCTATGAAGCATTAGCTAGTAAAACAAGGATAAAAATCATCCAGCTACTTTCAAAGAATAAAATGAATATCAAAGAGCTCGCCCAAGCACTCGGAATCAGTAGTGCCATTACGACGATGCATGTAAAAAAACTTGAGGAAGCGAACATCATCAAATCTGAGAAAATCGGCCAAAAAAAAATCTCCAGCTTACGTGTCGATAAAATCAACATCACGTTTCCAGAAAAAATCTTCAATGCGTTTGACACAAAAGAAACATCGATCCCTATTGGTCATTACACTCGCTATTCAATCGAGCCGACATGCGGTCTGGCAACGATCCATGACTTTATTGGCAAAGTCGATGAACCACGTTACTTTGCCGATCCACGTCGCATGGATGCACGGATCTTATGGTTTACAAGCGGGTTCGTAGAATATCAAACTCCGAATTTTTTGAACGAAGAAGATACTTTGGAAATGTTAGAATTATCTGTTGAACTTTCTTCTGAATTTCCATTTTCCAATGACAATTGGCCATCTGATATCACATTTAGCTTAAACGGTGTGGAACTAGGTAACTGGACAAGTCCGGGAGATTTCGCAGACATTCGCGGAAAACACACACCTGACTGGTATCCAGATAACTTAAATCAGTATGGATTGTTGAAAACGATCCGCATCACCAAACATTTGACCAATATCAACGGTGAACCTTTATCTGAAATCACAATCAATGACATCCCAAGAAACGAAGATGTCTGGACTTTCCGCATCGAAGTCAAAGAAGACGCAAAAAACGTCGGCGGCTGCACCTTATTTGGCAAAGGCTTCGGCAACTACGACCAAGATATAAAGATGAAGGTGTATTATAGTTGAGGTTGTGAAAAAAGCGTTTTGACCTGAGCAGTAAGATGGAAAATCAGAAAATAGCTTTCCATATTTTTTGATTTTTCATCTTAATGTTGAAGGTCAGCTTTTTGAACACCGTTTATCTAGGTTGTGAGAAAAGCGTTTTAACCTAATCAATTTCAAAAACAAAAAGAAACCGTGATTCCCTTATTCAACAAAGGATTCACGGTTTATTTGATTTTTTTTCACTTCATTTATTTCCAAAAATCATCAAAGATCGAAATTGGTAAATGACGTTTATGTTGTGTTTTATTCCACCATTGTTCGATCTTTTGTTGCGCATCTGTTGGAATTTCTTTTCCTTCCAAATAGTCGTCGATTTCATCATAAGTGACGCCTAATGCGACTTCATCCGCAACCATTGGCTTGCCGTCTTCTAGGTCAGCCGTTGGGATTTTTGTGTATAAATGTTCTGGTGCATTCAAGACTTTCAATAGCGCTTTGCCTTGGCGTTTATTCAAACGGAACAACGGAAGGATATCTGCTCCGCCATCCCCATATTTTGTAAAGAACCCAGTAATGTTTTCAGCTGCATGGTCGGTACCGATCACAGCCCCTGCACGTTGTCCAGCAACCGCATATTGGGTGATCATACGTTGACGTGCTTTGATGTTTCCTTTATTGAAATCACTGATTTCCACACCTGCTTCAGTCAATGCTTGTGTTTGTGCATCAACTGCAGGTTTGATATTTACACGTAATTGGACGTCTGGTTGGATAAATTCTAACGCAGCTTTCGCATCTTCTTCATCCGCCTGTTCGCCATATGGCAACCGTACAGCGATGAATTGGTAACTGTCATCTTTCGTTTCTTCTCGCATTTCTTCCATCGCCAATTGCGCTAAACGTCCAGCTAAAGTAGAGTCTTGTCCGCCACTGATCCCTAATACTAACGTTTTTAAGAAGGGATTTTTCTTCAAATATTCTTTCATAAAATCGATACTGACACGAATTTCATTTTGAGGATCGATGACCGATTTCACGCCTAGTTCTTCAATGATTGCTTGTTGTAAATGATTCATCTTCTCTTCCTCCTATAGTTCGCTAGTTAATTGTGTGACGCTTTTTTTCATTCGTTCCATGATTGCCATCTTATGATTCCAGCAATCTGTGGATAAATCCACTGGATATTTTTGTGGATTCAAATCACGTTTGTATTCTTCCCAAAGAGAATCTAGGTTTCCTCTAGTATACTCTTTGATTTCTGCTAAAGTCGGTAAGTCATAGACTCTCTTTCCTTCCACAAAAATATCTTGTAAAATTGGCCGAGCAGTAAAGTCACGAACAGTTTTATTGATAAATGTATGTGTGGGGTGGAACATGAAAATCTCTTCTTCTTGACGAGGATCTTCATCCCATAATGTCACATAATCACCTTCTGATTTTCCATCAAAATTACGAGTGATACGCCATACTTGTTTCTTACCGGGTGTGGTTACTTTTTCTGCATTGCTGGATAATTTGATCGTATCGATCATTTCGCCTTCTTCATTTTCAATCGATACTAGCTTGAAGACTGCACCTAATGCAGGTTGGTCATAAGCTGTAATCAGCTTCGTCCCAACGCCCCAAACATCGATTTTTGCTTTTTGCATTTTCAAGTTTAGAATAGTCGCTTCATCTAAGTCATTTGAGGCATAGATTTTCGCTTCTGTAAAACCAGCAGCATCTAGTTGTTCTCTGACTCTTTTTGAGATATACGCCATGTCCCCACTATCGATACGCACTCCTTGGAAGTTGATTTTGTCACCAAGTTCTTTCGCCACACGGATCGCACTAGGAACACCAGATTTCAATGTATCGTAGGTATCCACTAGAAAAACACAATCTTTATGCGTCTTTGCATACGCCATAAACGCTTCATAATCATTCCCATAACTTTGAACAAGAGAATGTGCGTGGGTACCACTTGCTGGAATACCAAAAATTTTTCCTGCCCGAACATTACTCGTCGCATCAGCACCACCAATGTAAGCTGCCCGAGTACCCCAAACCGCAGCATCCAATTCTTGCGCACGGCGTGTACCAAACTCTAATAATGGATCATCACCGATCACTGATTTGATACGAGCTGCTTTCGTTGCAATCAACGTTTGAAAGTTTACCATATTCAATAATGCTGTTTCCACTAATTGACAATGGGCTAATGGACCTTCTACTTGGATCAACGGTTCATTCGCAAAAACGAGCTCGCCTTCACGAGCTGAACGAACAGTCGCTTTGAATTTGAATTCACGTAAATATGTCAAAAAGCCTTCTGGATATACATCCATCTCACGAAGATACGCAATATCTGTATCAGTAAATGTCAAATTTTCCAAGTAGTCTACTAACCGTTCTAGCCCTGCAAAAACAGCGTAACCATGATTGAATGGCATTTCGCGGAAGTAACATTCAAATACTGCATGTTTATCTGCTCTATCTAGTTCCCAGTATGTCTGCATCATGTTGATCTGGTAAAGATCAGTATGTAGCGTCAAACTGTCATCTGAGTAAGTTGTCGTCATCTTTTTATTGCTCCTCTAAGCCAATTTTCATTTCTTATCTATTATAACAAAAAAATACCCTGGTAAAAGAAATCTTGTTTTATTTTGTATAAAGTAAAGAAATAAGACAGAAGGTTGTGAGAAAGCCGGGTAGCTCCGAGTAGTAAGTCAGAACTTGAGAAAATAGCTTCTCATATTTTTTCAAGTTCTGACTTACTATTGAAGGAGTTGGCTTTCGAACACCGTTTATCTAGGTTGTGAGAAAAGCGCTTTGACCTGAGTAAAAAGATAAATTTAAAAAAAAGCCAAAATCCCAAAAGATTCTACTATCTTGGGATCTCAGCGCTTTACTTTTTATTGTATTCATTTTTGGGATTATCTAGTAGCTTAGCCATATTTATTTTGCTAGGCGATCGCAGCAATCGCTTGTTCTACAATGACGATGTCCTTATTCGGTCGCTTGAACTTCACCCCTGCTTGTTCTAATTCTTGCTTGACACCTACATGGATATTGACAGATTCTCGTTCTGTTTTCAGTACTTTTTTGATGGCATAATCAATCTCTTGTTTAGAAATTTTCTTTTTCGTATTGATCATCACTAATTGGACTTGATCGAACGTATCAATCAACAAAATTTGCGTACGATCAAGAGAAAACAGTTTATAAAATCGAATGGCAGAATTTCTAAAAAAGAAATCAACGATTTTAGGATAAAAGGTTTTGATATTCAAGTTGCTTGTTATCGGCGTTTCAATCAATTTCATAGTGATCCTCTTCTCTCTTTTTAGCTTAAAATGAATCGCTTTCATAAATGGTTAAAAAAACAATTTCATTTCCCTCTCTTTTGATAATAGTATAACATATAATCAAGCAGATAAAAAAGATGATTTTTTTCTTGACCTTCTCGTTACGTCAAGGATTATGCTAGTTTTGTCAGGAGGGAAAGTAATGGAATACACAATCAAAAAAATGGCGCAGCTTTCAGGAGTGAGCAGTCGGACACTTCGTTTTTATGATGAAATCGATCTCCTCAAACCAAAACGAATCAACTCAGCAGGTTACCGCATCTATGGTTCTAATGAAATCGACCGCCTGCAACAAATTTTATTTTATCGCTCCTTAGATTTTCCATTGAATCAAATTCGAGAATTGTTAGATGAGCCTACGTTCGATCATCAACGTGCACTCATCGATCATCAGAGAAAGCTATTGGAAAAACGAGCAGAAATCGATACTCTCCTGGCAACGGTCCAACAAACATTAGCACAATACGATGGAGGGAAAAAAATGACTGATCAAGAAAAATTTGAAGGCTTTAAAAAACAAAAACTAACAGAAAACGAAACAAATTATGGTAAAGAAATCCGCGAGAAGTACGGAGAAGGAACCATCGATAAAGCAAACGAACAATGGCAAAACATGTCGCAAGAAGTGTATCAAGAGATGCAAGCAGTGGAACAACGATTACTAAGTGATTTAACAACTTACCTGTCTGATAAATCTAATCAGGCACTCGCTAAAGAAATTTTTGACGCACATAAAAAATGGTTATTGTTTAGTTGGC from Enterococcus sp. DIV1094 includes these protein-coding regions:
- a CDS encoding ABC transporter substrate-binding protein; its protein translation is MRGKKFIIGSLLLAATGILGACGGGASSQSNEEGDVTLTFWNGFTASDGEILQEIVNDFNESNDKNIKIEMDVMTWANLNEKLPTAISSRKAPDFVALNYADFAQYVENGAVQPIDDFWEYEGVDKGDFQDTAIDLGTVDEQQYFIPMQVQGMYMYWNKELFKQAGMDETTPPTTWTELTEMAPQLTDSSKNVSGFVFNKDGTAPLYNWMLANGGKLVSDDYTKSEFASPENLETLKAIQKMIHVDKAGPESISGAEMDNLMNAGQLSIIINGPWLNNGLKANEIDYGVTTLPQASADGEKTAILDGVGYAIPASTDSNKKEAIYEFLKYWNTSEIGKKWSIENGFPAYLSSVAEDEEVKNDPIVSELSKQMEYAEPFLPGFTKIAAINNDIINPLIEKLLAGEDPEKLMNDADDKINDLLKE
- a CDS encoding alpha-N-arabinofuranosidase; this translates as MDAVMSVSRGQKIGEIDRRLYGSFIEHMGRAVYGGIYQPDHPTANDQGFRQDVMELVKELSVPLIRYPGGNFVSGFNWEDSVGPVEGRPKRLDLAWRSLETNQVGVHEFAAWCQEVGAEINMAVNLGTRGLDAARNLVEYCNYPGGTYWSEKRKTNGQIEPFAIKTWCLGNEMDGPWQIGHKTAKEYGRLAEETAKAMKLVDESIEVVLCGSSNSQMPTFGEWELTVLDQAYDQIDYLSFHQYYGNPTDDLGNYLARSLDMDQFISGVVAMCDAIKAKKHSKKQINLSFDEWNIWYHSAEHDLTVKPWQVAPPLLEDHYNFEDALVLGCLLITLLKHADRVKIACLAQLVNVIAPIMTEEDGEAWRQTIYYPFMQVATLGQGVALRPEITVDTYATSEFVAVPYLESIAVIDEEKNELVIFAVNRGEEEMHLDLHLPDLEIAEVIDFSEMSGYVIKAVNQAGNEQIKPVSSQAYERKENQLHCLLKPLSWNVIRTSLTPKN
- a CDS encoding ArsR/SmtB family transcription factor, with amino-acid sequence MQLQINEESLPVYEALASKTRIKIIQLLSKNKMNIKELAQALGISSAITTMHVKKLEEANIIKSEKIGQKKISSLRVDKINITFPEKIFNAFDTKETSIPIGHYTRYSIEPTCGLATIHDFIGKVDEPRYFADPRRMDARILWFTSGFVEYQTPNFLNEEDTLEMLELSVELSSEFPFSNDNWPSDITFSLNGVELGNWTSPGDFADIRGKHTPDWYPDNLNQYGLLKTIRITKHLTNINGEPLSEITINDIPRNEDVWTFRIEVKEDAKNVGGCTLFGKGFGNYDQDIKMKVYYS
- the nadE gene encoding ammonia-dependent NAD(+) synthetase, which translates into the protein MNHLQQAIIEELGVKSVIDPQNEIRVSIDFMKEYLKKNPFLKTLVLGISGGQDSTLAGRLAQLAMEEMREETKDDSYQFIAVRLPYGEQADEEDAKAALEFIQPDVQLRVNIKPAVDAQTQALTEAGVEISDFNKGNIKARQRMITQYAVAGQRAGAVIGTDHAAENITGFFTKYGDGGADILPLFRLNKRQGKALLKVLNAPEHLYTKIPTADLEDGKPMVADEVALGVTYDEIDDYLEGKEIPTDAQQKIEQWWNKTQHKRHLPISIFDDFWK
- a CDS encoding nicotinate phosphoribosyltransferase yields the protein MTTTYSDDSLTLHTDLYQINMMQTYWELDRADKHAVFECYFREMPFNHGYAVFAGLERLVDYLENLTFTDTDIAYLREMDVYPEGFLTYLREFKFKATVRSAREGELVFANEPLIQVEGPLAHCQLVETALLNMVNFQTLIATKAARIKSVIGDDPLLEFGTRRAQELDAAVWGTRAAYIGGADATSNVRAGKIFGIPASGTHAHSLVQSYGNDYEAFMAYAKTHKDCVFLVDTYDTLKSGVPSAIRVAKELGDKINFQGVRIDSGDMAYISKRVREQLDAAGFTEAKIYASNDLDEATILNLKMQKAKIDVWGVGTKLITAYDQPALGAVFKLVSIENEEGEMIDTIKLSSNAEKVTTPGKKQVWRITRNFDGKSEGDYVTLWDEDPRQEEEIFMFHPTHTFINKTVRDFTARPILQDIFVEGKRVYDLPTLAEIKEYTRGNLDSLWEEYKRDLNPQKYPVDLSTDCWNHKMAIMERMKKSVTQLTSEL
- a CDS encoding DUF1827 family protein, yielding MKLIETPITSNLNIKTFYPKIVDFFFRNSAIRFYKLFSLDRTQILLIDTFDQVQLVMINTKKKISKQEIDYAIKKVLKTERESVNIHVGVKQELEQAGVKFKRPNKDIVIVEQAIAAIA
- a CDS encoding MerR family transcriptional regulator, whose translation is MEYTIKKMAQLSGVSSRTLRFYDEIDLLKPKRINSAGYRIYGSNEIDRLQQILFYRSLDFPLNQIRELLDEPTFDHQRALIDHQRKLLEKRAEIDTLLATVQQTLAQYDGGKKMTDQEKFEGFKKQKLTENETNYGKEIREKYGEGTIDKANEQWQNMSQEVYQEMQAVEQRLLSDLTTYLSDKSNQALAKEIFDAHKKWLLFSWPTYQAEAHKGLGILYISDERFTEYYDSRSGKGAAEALNEIIQANA